One part of the Glycine max cultivar Williams 82 chromosome 14, Glycine_max_v4.0, whole genome shotgun sequence genome encodes these proteins:
- the LOC100815621 gene encoding EPIDERMAL PATTERNING FACTOR-like protein 6 — protein MERASPVLQTLLLTQLQTLLFIGSKSESVSVCVSVLYLQPSQCCCFEGSFYLFMERKRTTPTSISFFFLLSICTLIFFSRTTSASAIPCLDTRCPMFAKAGRDFQELKEENGQGLVFGGKIEVSSMGWDRRLLGGPGSSPPRCTSKCGRCTPCRPVHVPVPPGMRVTAEYYPEAWRCKCGNKLYMP, from the exons ATGGAACGTGCAAGCCCTGTGTTGCAAACCCTATTATTGACTCAGCTTCAAACACTACTCTTCATAGGGTCAAAGAGTGAgagtgtgagtgtgtgtgtttctgtccTATATCTGCAACCTTCCCAGTGTTGTTGTTTTGAAGGAAGTTTCTATTTGTTCATGGAGAGGAAGAGAACCACCCCTACTAGtatctccttctttttcttgctCTCAATTTGCACACTCATCTTCTTCAGTAGAACTACTAGTGCCTCTGCCATTCCATGTTTAG ATACCAGGTGTCCCATGTTTGCCAAAGCTGGCAGAGATTTTCAG GAACTCAAGGAGGAAAATGGACAAGGGTTGGTGTTTGGAGGTAAAATAGAGGTCTCATCAATGGGGTGGGATAGGAGGCTTCTAGGTGGGCCTGGGTCATCGCCACCTCGGTGCACCTCCAAGTGTGGCAGATGTACACCCTGCAGACCGGTTCATGTGCCGGTGCCGCCGGGGATGCGGGTTACGGCTGAGTACTACCCGGAGGCATGGAGATGCAAGTGTGGCAACAAGTTGTACATGCCATAA